In Phycisphaeraceae bacterium, one DNA window encodes the following:
- a CDS encoding VCBS repeat-containing protein encodes MTARSFRRTTLVTLMSTLAVSMAPTMAVADDLAGYFGFEPLEVIKIDPRAGPFIVVDLNGDGLLDMVAVNNHKSRLDILYQKKGALPTDEPPPPRGPNELPDHWRFRRDSITVSHEVRGVVPYDFDHDGLMDLIYVGVPGHIVFIRQTRAGVFEVTRRIPVRGLNANRDAIAIADVMGDAKPELITIVNGRISIWPLDGDNLGTPVELSPGTGNIIAVLIDDFDGNGTKDIVGVMPDDASPIRVWFTSRDGDKTVIGPQLRFESVPLREAAAVRLPTRNAALLGLIERPSKRTVFYEFGRTPIDRSGDRQTAIQTWSWEDPGNRRRDYAVVDLDGDGFLDLLATNTQTNSIMAYLQRAGRGFDRAVANPSYADLNGVAAYAPTGGPVQVFALSEKEGVAGRSVVEDGRIPFPQALRLPSGVTPSTMALLRVAGSTRVGVVCKDGRNFTLELIPPDGSEEGRQSIALGQLSRAPETMIALEAGDGAANVLFFTPDRPLTMAHWDGQSWKVLESKDMGQFGLVQAASGLNTAVFDVTGDGQPELLVADRNFIRALRYDPKPPAGQSPGWQVVEQMNALARDAKLNSLTIMGDRVVAGDSDNGKLLFFARESASDASGSTAGSAQVWRQVDVVDIPSFKFNRLHSGHFSGDTQDNILLIGDDGFAVVRLAGDRMRMHEVASYVSDDPRRVHHEMVVGDVNGDGFTDVVLLDAGQQMAEILTFSESERVMLGNQFAVFESRLFTSGEPREFEPSMGWIADVTGNGLKDLILLAHDRLLLYPQQAEAKSP; translated from the coding sequence ATGACAGCACGATCTTTCCGGCGCACCACGCTGGTCACCCTGATGTCCACCCTGGCCGTCTCCATGGCTCCAACCATGGCGGTCGCCGACGATCTCGCGGGCTACTTCGGATTCGAACCGCTCGAGGTCATCAAGATCGATCCGCGGGCCGGCCCCTTCATCGTGGTGGATCTCAACGGCGACGGCCTGCTCGACATGGTGGCCGTCAACAACCACAAGAGCCGGCTCGACATCCTCTATCAGAAGAAGGGCGCCCTCCCGACCGATGAGCCGCCACCACCACGAGGTCCGAACGAGCTCCCCGATCACTGGCGCTTCCGGCGCGACAGCATCACGGTCAGCCACGAAGTGAGAGGCGTTGTTCCCTACGATTTCGATCACGACGGGCTCATGGACCTGATCTATGTCGGAGTGCCGGGGCACATCGTCTTCATCCGGCAGACGAGGGCGGGCGTCTTCGAAGTGACGCGCCGAATTCCCGTGCGCGGGCTCAATGCGAACCGCGATGCAATCGCCATCGCCGATGTCATGGGCGACGCCAAGCCCGAGCTCATCACGATCGTCAACGGACGCATCTCCATCTGGCCCCTTGATGGCGACAACCTCGGAACGCCGGTCGAGCTCTCGCCCGGCACGGGCAACATCATCGCGGTGCTCATCGATGACTTCGATGGCAACGGCACGAAGGACATCGTCGGCGTGATGCCGGATGACGCCTCGCCAATCCGGGTCTGGTTCACTTCGCGAGATGGCGACAAGACGGTGATCGGCCCGCAGCTTCGATTCGAGAGCGTGCCGCTGCGCGAAGCGGCGGCCGTGCGCCTGCCGACCCGCAATGCGGCGCTGCTCGGGCTCATCGAGCGCCCGAGCAAGAGGACCGTGTTCTACGAGTTTGGCCGGACTCCGATCGATCGCAGTGGCGATCGACAGACCGCCATCCAGACCTGGAGCTGGGAAGACCCGGGCAATCGCCGACGCGACTACGCGGTGGTCGACCTCGACGGCGACGGCTTCCTCGATCTTCTCGCCACCAACACGCAGACGAACTCGATCATGGCGTACCTCCAGCGCGCCGGGCGGGGCTTCGATCGCGCCGTTGCCAATCCCTCATACGCCGATCTCAACGGCGTCGCGGCGTATGCACCGACCGGTGGCCCAGTGCAGGTGTTCGCACTCTCAGAGAAGGAGGGCGTCGCCGGTCGAAGCGTGGTCGAGGACGGTCGCATTCCCTTCCCGCAGGCGCTGCGGCTCCCGTCGGGCGTCACGCCCTCGACCATGGCGCTTCTGCGCGTCGCGGGTTCGACCCGCGTAGGCGTCGTGTGCAAGGATGGCCGCAACTTCACCTTGGAGCTCATTCCTCCCGACGGTTCCGAGGAAGGTCGGCAATCGATTGCGCTCGGACAGCTCTCCCGCGCACCGGAAACGATGATTGCCCTTGAGGCCGGCGATGGTGCCGCGAATGTCCTCTTCTTCACTCCCGATCGACCGTTGACGATGGCGCACTGGGACGGGCAGTCGTGGAAGGTGCTTGAAAGCAAGGACATGGGACAGTTCGGGCTGGTCCAGGCGGCCAGTGGCCTGAACACCGCCGTCTTCGATGTCACCGGCGACGGCCAGCCGGAACTGCTGGTCGCCGATCGCAACTTCATTCGCGCGCTTCGATACGACCCGAAGCCCCCCGCCGGCCAGAGCCCCGGCTGGCAGGTGGTCGAGCAGATGAATGCGCTCGCCCGCGACGCCAAGCTCAACTCGCTCACCATCATGGGCGACCGCGTGGTCGCGGGCGACTCGGACAACGGCAAGCTTCTCTTCTTCGCCCGCGAGAGTGCCTCGGACGCGAGTGGGTCCACGGCCGGATCAGCGCAGGTGTGGCGACAGGTCGATGTCGTCGACATTCCCTCATTCAAGTTCAACCGACTGCACTCCGGTCACTTCTCGGGTGACACGCAGGACAACATCCTGCTCATCGGGGACGATGGATTTGCCGTGGTGCGCCTCGCCGGCGATCGGATGCGCATGCATGAGGTGGCGAGCTATGTGAGCGATGATCCGCGCCGCGTCCATCACGAAATGGTGGTGGGCGATGTCAACGGCGACGGCTTCACCGATGTGGTCCTGCTTGATGCCGGCCAGCAGATGGCCGAGATCCTCACCTTCTCCGAGTCGGAGCGGGTGATGCTGGGCAATCAGTTTGCTGTCTTTGAGAGCCGACTCTTCACAAGCGGAGAACCGCGCGAGTTCGAGCCGAGCATGGGGTGGATCGCCGATGTCACCGGCAACGGCCTCAAGGATCTCATCCTGCTCGCCCACGATCGCCTGCTCCTCTACCCGCAGCAGGCGGAAGCCAAGTCTCCCTGA
- a CDS encoding YbjQ family protein, translating to MFVTTTFSFEGYRIARYCGMVRGIIVRAPTISQGIMGGLKGIVGGNIGAYTDMCEQARQHAFDRLVEHAQQLGANAIVGLRYDSSDVGASTSAVEVLCYGTAVVIEPTTT from the coding sequence ATGTTCGTGACCACGACCTTCTCTTTCGAGGGCTATCGCATCGCACGGTACTGCGGCATGGTGCGCGGCATCATTGTTCGAGCGCCGACGATTTCGCAGGGCATCATGGGCGGATTGAAGGGCATCGTGGGCGGCAACATCGGTGCCTACACCGACATGTGCGAGCAGGCGCGGCAGCACGCCTTCGATCGCCTGGTCGAGCATGCGCAGCAGCTCGGCGCCAACGCGATCGTCGGCCTCCGCTACGACTCATCCGATGTGGGTGCCTCGACCTCGGCCGTCGAAGTGCTCTGCTACGGCACGGCTGTCGTGATCGAGCCAACCACCACCTGA
- a CDS encoding aldehyde dehydrogenase family protein, which yields MGKSILQRLKIDDHERFDPSSGKERVVSENPATDQPIASVRLDARVDLEAAIARAEAVQRQWRMVPAPKRGEVVRLLGEAFREWKSELGEIVTLEAGKIRAEGLGEVQECIDIADFAVGLSRQLYGSSMHSEREQHRMFEQWHPLGTIGVITAFNFPAAVWAWNAMIALVCGDSVIWKPSLLTPITAIACTKVAHRVLKSQEIFRPKVGDPRDLLTLVIGSDAEVGEPLVADRRLPLISATGSCRMGRRVGQVVAGRLGRVLLELGGNNAIIVMNDADMDLVPRAVLFGAVGTAGQRCTTTRRLICQEGIVDAVVSRLVRAYAGVRIGDPSDEGTLMGPLISAQSVTQMRHAIEHAVAEGCEVLCGGLPGIDRFKGRPGHFVEPTIIRVPKGKVPAITREETFAPILYVFTVKSLDEAIELHNGVDQGLSSAIFTDSVRSAEGFLSHQGSDCGIANVNIGTSGAEIGGAFGGEKDTGGGRESGSDSWKQYMRRQTCTINWSRSLPLAQGIRFGDE from the coding sequence ATGGGCAAGAGCATCCTCCAGCGGCTGAAGATCGATGATCACGAACGCTTCGACCCCTCCTCGGGGAAGGAGCGAGTGGTGAGCGAGAACCCCGCCACGGATCAACCGATCGCCTCGGTCCGCCTCGACGCGAGGGTCGATCTTGAGGCTGCCATTGCCCGGGCTGAAGCGGTGCAGCGCCAGTGGCGCATGGTCCCCGCTCCCAAGCGAGGCGAGGTCGTGCGGCTGCTGGGCGAAGCGTTTCGTGAGTGGAAGAGCGAGCTTGGCGAGATTGTCACTCTCGAAGCGGGCAAGATCCGCGCCGAGGGTCTCGGAGAAGTCCAGGAGTGCATCGACATCGCGGACTTCGCCGTCGGGCTCTCTCGGCAGCTCTACGGCTCCTCAATGCATAGTGAGCGCGAGCAGCATCGCATGTTCGAACAGTGGCATCCGCTGGGCACCATCGGTGTCATCACGGCGTTCAACTTCCCCGCGGCGGTCTGGGCCTGGAATGCGATGATCGCGCTCGTCTGCGGCGACTCGGTGATCTGGAAGCCGAGCCTGCTCACACCCATCACGGCGATCGCCTGCACCAAGGTGGCGCATCGCGTCCTGAAGAGCCAGGAGATCTTCCGGCCGAAGGTCGGTGATCCGCGTGACCTGCTGACGCTCGTGATCGGAAGCGACGCAGAGGTCGGCGAGCCGCTCGTCGCCGATCGGCGGCTTCCGCTCATCAGCGCCACCGGCTCCTGCCGGATGGGGCGCCGCGTGGGGCAGGTGGTGGCGGGACGCCTCGGCCGAGTGCTTCTCGAACTGGGCGGAAACAACGCGATCATCGTGATGAACGACGCCGACATGGACCTGGTGCCTCGCGCCGTTCTCTTCGGCGCAGTGGGCACGGCGGGTCAACGCTGCACGACGACGCGTCGGCTCATCTGCCAGGAGGGCATTGTTGACGCGGTCGTCTCGCGCCTCGTTCGCGCTTACGCCGGGGTTCGAATCGGCGACCCGTCGGATGAGGGAACCCTGATGGGGCCGCTCATCTCCGCGCAGTCTGTCACCCAGATGCGCCACGCGATCGAGCATGCGGTGGCGGAGGGGTGCGAGGTGCTCTGCGGCGGCCTTCCCGGCATCGATCGCTTCAAGGGGCGGCCAGGGCACTTCGTCGAGCCGACGATCATTCGAGTGCCCAAGGGCAAGGTGCCCGCGATCACGCGTGAGGAGACCTTTGCGCCGATCCTCTATGTCTTCACGGTGAAGTCGCTGGACGAGGCGATCGAACTGCACAACGGAGTCGATCAGGGGCTCTCGAGCGCCATCTTCACCGACAGTGTGCGATCGGCGGAGGGGTTCCTCTCTCACCAGGGCAGCGACTGCGGCATCGCCAATGTGAACATCGGGACGAGCGGTGCGGAGATCGGCGGCGCCTTCGGTGGTGAGAAGGACACCGGCGGCGGACGCGAGAGCGGTTCCGATTCCTGGAAGCAGTACATGCGACGCCAGACCTGCACGATCAACTGGAGTCGCTCGTTGCCGCTCGCGCAGGGAATCCGCTTCGGCGACGAGTAG
- a CDS encoding CoA transferase subunit B — MPLDRNQLAQRAARELRDGFYVNLGIGIPTLVANFVPPGMTVWLQSENGLLGMGPFPTDSEVDPDMINAGKQTVTGVPGHSFFSSADSFAMIRGGHIDLAILGAMEVSQEGDLANWMIPGKMIKGMGGAMDLVAGVRRCIVVMEHCNKKGESKIIPKCTLPLTGLRCIDMVITDLGVLQMDPAKRRFRLTEVAPGVTAEEVKAKTAAEILTDVTPEVIRFDQALVGAR; from the coding sequence ATGCCGCTTGATCGCAACCAACTGGCCCAGCGCGCCGCGCGCGAACTCCGCGACGGTTTCTATGTCAACCTCGGCATCGGGATCCCCACGCTGGTGGCGAACTTCGTGCCGCCGGGCATGACGGTCTGGCTTCAGAGCGAGAACGGCCTGCTCGGCATGGGGCCCTTTCCGACCGACTCTGAAGTCGACCCCGACATGATCAATGCGGGCAAGCAGACGGTCACCGGAGTGCCGGGCCACTCCTTCTTCTCAAGCGCCGACAGCTTCGCGATGATTCGCGGCGGCCACATCGACCTGGCCATTCTTGGCGCGATGGAGGTCTCCCAGGAGGGCGATCTCGCCAACTGGATGATTCCCGGAAAGATGATCAAGGGCATGGGCGGCGCCATGGATCTCGTCGCCGGCGTGCGTCGCTGCATCGTGGTCATGGAGCACTGCAACAAGAAGGGTGAGAGCAAGATCATCCCGAAGTGCACGCTGCCCCTCACCGGCCTTCGCTGCATCGACATGGTCATCACCGACCTCGGCGTCCTCCAGATGGACCCCGCGAAGCGCCGCTTCCGATTGACCGAGGTGGCGCCGGGCGTGACGGCCGAAGAGGTCAAGGCGAAGACGGCCGCTGAAATCCTGACGGATGTCACTCCCGAAGTGATTCGCTTCGATCAGGCACTCGTCGGCGCCCGCTGA
- the ccsA gene encoding cytochrome c biogenesis protein CcsA yields MRGLLRAVLDLFSSVRLGVTLFVLLFIYMSIGSAGVIYPVHPNILHPAAWRHEQIRQRPIFEMTEFEWFHWWPFDLMLALLTANLIVTTIRRIPFKPINYGVWMIHSGIVILIVGSVIYFVTKVEGEAPVVRRAVVVEMVDGNGEVVASNRVLAMPGNSTALGTDREGFAIEVLSTDPQWELLSGRDAGQRAFSANLLITRPDGTRFVRQLIDGHPEYTEDLVFTADRDQPLQRAVRLSGEAIIEPRIVARMEYESQGWVYLRNDISKAWALYVRKPGELEWTMRPIHGLPLYNEWVGSFDDVTVPDGLRIPSRPLDIRVPAVADNDPFPDVAFEIDGYLRYAVDRTRLVDGGPGAPFNPSVGFTLRGSDGMNSTYTLAAFDPSARTAEQGLLRFRTVASEEEFERLVQPPALRFRIPSLGIDLRETIDGVALVDPQRGMTPIGDPSNGYSYRVVALEDDVPIAGTPVSLAIVELRTPSGPQRRWVFDRAEMTRDAPTDASDPHRAPALADPSIEVLYEPGIGRSIVLLVAGPEPERLRSVTAIGSEPAQTADLSAGERTDLGAGLSIEVTRYLPRALSEPRPLIVHPAQRIRDAGELLSRVRLRAPEGAPTWLPFHPYVFDRPEERIRRNEYRPTRIRLADGRVAEVIFGRQRIPLPTEIILDTFVLTSHVGGYTGETGSIRDYTSVLRFRKPDGSWGAPTEVSVNAPVENGGFSYFQAKWDPPEEARRQGERASQGLNYTVLGVGNRHGVYTQLFGVVLSTIGMIYAFYVKPILKRRRIARVHAEVAASGRALSRKSGSKALASTAIVALAMVVPMRAAFADTPSEGAPPKARSFAEQVDLRPLGSIAVHSEGRLKSYGSFANTIMNVVSGPRTIAGQSTAFTYLDMLLRPEAYADADVIYIKNREVRARIAEAWRAAAGDAAVIGRPIAGIDVSTVSERMDVFERTGLISEQFLVEPGVRQWRRELANVMRELEGDLIRTARQVDQITAALNLKNPATLLMLLRILPPGGGRTDAPWRTIGEIQLLPGPDGFDANRARRMGAEAADTPLDGLDPELQAQIAAAWRALVTGWGSGDANAVNKAVQQLADLLHMTDPEVYPETARLWWESWYFRNGNMTRVWLVFMGAIVFLLLGLVYRWPTALRIGLVVFAVAFLLQTTAVGLRWWISGRWPNSNMFEAVTTAAWMGTCAAVVLEILARRMPMRGYFALGASVGSMVALMAVALMPAQLNPNISNMMPVLHDVWLYIHTNVIIFSYALIFMAAVSAFAYMIHRITGGAATFARVGGAGEMLAMASGGAAMSGVPGSDALTAHRGARLGEVLDGVTMLLMEISFVLLWAGIAMGAIWADHSWGRPWGWDPKEVFALNTFLVFAILIHVRLYAKDKGLWTAVLAVIGAAVMLFNWIVINFVITGLHSYA; encoded by the coding sequence ATGCGCGGACTTCTCCGAGCGGTTCTGGACCTCTTCAGCAGCGTGCGCCTCGGCGTCACGCTCTTCGTCCTCCTGTTCATCTACATGAGCATCGGATCGGCCGGGGTGATCTACCCGGTCCATCCGAACATCCTCCATCCGGCGGCATGGCGGCATGAACAGATCCGGCAGCGGCCCATCTTCGAGATGACGGAGTTCGAGTGGTTCCACTGGTGGCCCTTCGACCTGATGCTGGCCCTGCTGACGGCGAACCTCATCGTCACCACGATCCGCCGCATCCCCTTCAAGCCCATCAACTACGGGGTCTGGATGATCCACTCCGGGATCGTCATCCTGATCGTCGGCAGCGTCATCTACTTCGTCACCAAGGTCGAGGGCGAAGCGCCCGTGGTGCGTCGGGCGGTGGTCGTGGAGATGGTCGACGGCAACGGCGAGGTGGTCGCCTCGAACCGGGTGCTCGCCATGCCCGGCAACAGCACCGCGCTCGGCACCGATCGCGAGGGCTTCGCGATCGAAGTGCTCTCGACCGATCCGCAGTGGGAGCTCCTCTCCGGGCGCGATGCCGGTCAGCGCGCCTTCAGCGCGAACCTGCTGATCACCCGGCCCGATGGCACGCGCTTCGTGCGGCAGCTCATCGACGGCCACCCCGAATACACCGAGGATCTCGTCTTCACGGCCGATCGCGACCAGCCTCTTCAGCGTGCTGTTCGACTCTCGGGCGAGGCGATCATCGAGCCGAGGATTGTCGCCCGCATGGAGTATGAGAGCCAGGGGTGGGTGTACCTGCGCAATGACATATCGAAGGCGTGGGCCCTCTATGTCCGCAAGCCGGGGGAGCTCGAGTGGACCATGCGCCCGATTCACGGTCTCCCGCTCTACAACGAATGGGTTGGCTCATTCGATGATGTGACGGTCCCCGATGGACTCAGGATTCCCTCGCGCCCGCTCGACATCCGAGTGCCTGCAGTCGCCGACAATGACCCCTTTCCCGATGTCGCGTTCGAGATCGACGGCTACCTTCGCTACGCGGTCGATCGCACGCGCCTCGTCGATGGTGGCCCGGGTGCGCCTTTCAATCCATCGGTCGGCTTCACGCTGCGCGGCTCCGACGGCATGAACTCGACCTACACGCTCGCGGCCTTCGACCCCTCGGCGCGGACGGCGGAGCAGGGGCTCCTTCGCTTCCGCACCGTTGCGAGCGAGGAGGAGTTCGAGCGCCTCGTGCAGCCACCGGCCCTGCGCTTCCGGATTCCGTCATTGGGAATTGATCTTCGGGAGACGATCGACGGCGTGGCCCTCGTCGATCCGCAGCGGGGCATGACCCCGATCGGCGATCCTTCGAACGGCTACTCCTATCGCGTGGTGGCACTCGAGGATGATGTTCCCATCGCCGGAACGCCGGTGAGCCTCGCCATCGTCGAACTTCGCACGCCCAGTGGCCCGCAACGGCGCTGGGTCTTCGATCGCGCTGAGATGACGCGCGATGCACCAACTGACGCGAGCGATCCCCACCGGGCACCGGCTCTCGCCGACCCGTCGATCGAAGTGCTCTATGAGCCGGGAATCGGGCGGTCCATCGTCCTGCTGGTCGCGGGACCGGAGCCTGAGCGCCTTCGCAGTGTCACCGCGATCGGCAGTGAGCCGGCCCAGACGGCCGATCTCTCCGCCGGAGAGCGCACGGATCTCGGGGCCGGTCTCTCGATCGAGGTCACGCGATACCTGCCGCGAGCGCTCTCCGAGCCGCGCCCGCTCATCGTGCATCCGGCTCAGCGCATTCGTGATGCGGGAGAACTGCTCAGCCGAGTGCGCCTTCGCGCTCCCGAAGGAGCCCCCACATGGCTGCCCTTCCATCCCTATGTCTTCGATCGCCCCGAGGAGCGCATCCGTCGCAATGAGTACCGCCCGACGCGAATCAGGCTCGCCGATGGTCGTGTCGCCGAGGTCATCTTCGGTCGGCAGCGCATTCCGCTTCCGACGGAGATCATTCTCGACACCTTCGTCCTCACTTCGCATGTCGGTGGCTACACCGGTGAGACGGGGTCGATCCGCGACTACACCAGCGTGCTTCGATTCAGGAAGCCTGACGGTTCATGGGGAGCACCCACGGAGGTCAGCGTGAACGCGCCGGTCGAGAACGGAGGCTTCTCATACTTCCAGGCCAAGTGGGACCCGCCCGAAGAGGCGCGGCGGCAGGGTGAACGCGCCAGCCAGGGCCTCAACTACACGGTGCTCGGCGTCGGCAACAGGCATGGCGTGTACACACAGCTCTTCGGCGTCGTGCTCTCGACCATCGGCATGATCTACGCCTTCTATGTGAAGCCCATTCTCAAGCGGCGCCGCATCGCGCGGGTTCACGCGGAGGTTGCCGCAAGCGGGCGAGCACTCTCGAGGAAGTCAGGATCGAAGGCACTCGCCTCGACCGCGATCGTGGCGCTCGCCATGGTCGTTCCCATGCGAGCCGCCTTCGCCGACACGCCGTCCGAGGGCGCTCCTCCGAAGGCGCGTTCCTTCGCCGAGCAGGTCGATCTTCGTCCGCTCGGTTCCATTGCCGTGCACTCCGAGGGCCGACTCAAGAGCTATGGCAGCTTCGCCAACACCATCATGAATGTGGTGTCGGGCCCGCGCACGATCGCGGGCCAGTCGACGGCCTTCACCTACCTCGACATGCTCCTGCGCCCGGAGGCCTATGCCGACGCCGATGTGATCTACATCAAGAACCGCGAGGTTCGCGCGCGCATCGCCGAGGCGTGGCGTGCGGCGGCGGGTGATGCCGCCGTCATCGGTCGTCCGATCGCCGGGATCGATGTCTCGACCGTGTCGGAGCGCATGGATGTCTTCGAGCGAACCGGATTGATCAGCGAGCAGTTCCTGGTGGAGCCCGGGGTGCGACAGTGGCGCCGCGAACTCGCGAATGTCATGCGCGAACTGGAAGGGGACCTGATTCGAACGGCACGGCAGGTGGATCAGATCACGGCCGCGCTGAACCTGAAGAACCCCGCCACGCTGCTGATGCTCCTGCGCATCCTGCCGCCGGGTGGCGGGCGCACCGATGCCCCGTGGCGCACCATCGGCGAGATCCAGTTGCTGCCGGGCCCCGATGGCTTCGATGCCAATCGAGCGCGGCGCATGGGCGCCGAGGCCGCCGACACGCCGCTCGACGGACTTGACCCCGAACTCCAGGCGCAGATCGCCGCCGCGTGGCGAGCGCTGGTGACGGGATGGGGCTCCGGCGATGCGAACGCGGTCAACAAGGCCGTCCAGCAACTGGCTGACCTCCTGCACATGACCGATCCCGAGGTCTACCCCGAGACCGCGCGTCTCTGGTGGGAGAGCTGGTACTTCCGCAACGGCAACATGACGCGCGTCTGGCTCGTCTTCATGGGGGCGATCGTCTTCCTGCTGCTTGGACTCGTCTACCGCTGGCCCACGGCGCTGCGTATCGGCCTCGTGGTCTTCGCGGTGGCGTTCCTCCTTCAGACGACGGCGGTGGGACTTCGCTGGTGGATCTCCGGTCGCTGGCCAAACTCGAACATGTTCGAAGCGGTCACGACAGCGGCATGGATGGGCACCTGTGCAGCCGTGGTGCTCGAGATCCTCGCCCGGCGCATGCCGATGCGCGGCTACTTCGCGCTCGGCGCATCAGTGGGCAGCATGGTCGCGCTGATGGCGGTGGCCCTGATGCCCGCGCAGCTCAACCCGAACATCTCGAACATGATGCCGGTGCTTCACGATGTGTGGCTCTACATCCACACGAATGTGATCATCTTCAGCTACGCGCTGATCTTCATGGCGGCGGTGAGCGCCTTCGCGTACATGATCCACCGGATCACCGGTGGTGCCGCGACCTTTGCGCGCGTCGGCGGGGCGGGGGAGATGCTGGCGATGGCGTCCGGAGGCGCGGCAATGTCGGGTGTGCCGGGGAGTGACGCGCTCACGGCGCATCGAGGCGCTCGCCTTGGCGAGGTCCTCGATGGAGTCACCATGCTTCTCATGGAGATTTCCTTCGTGCTCCTCTGGGCGGGTATTGCGATGGGTGCGATCTGGGCCGACCACAGTTGGGGACGCCCATGGGGATGGGATCCGAAGGAGGTCTTCGCGCTCAACACCTTCCTCGTCTTCGCGATCCTGATCCATGTCCGGCTCTACGCCAAGGACAAGGGGCTCTGGACGGCCGTTCTCGCGGTGATCGGTGCCGCGGTCATGCTCTTCAACTGGATCGTCATCAACTTCGTGATCACCGGCCTGCACAGCTACGCCTGA
- a CDS encoding peptidylprolyl isomerase, producing the protein METSKGPIILELDGAKAPISVENFLRYAKEGFYDGTIFHRVMPNFMIQGGGFDKEGVQKATHAPIRNEWKNGLKNARGTIAMARTQNPDSATAQFFINVVDNSSRWAGNQPGYAVFGEVIGGMETVDAIRVVPTGQRSLTARSGEMRQMIVASDVPETIVEIISVSEVSEQEAKKRIADLKEGRTTPPAKGEQPATPAAPGEAAPGGAGSGGSGGSGAGGSGGAGGTGDGGSGSGGSPGSGAGGKGGSGGASPSGE; encoded by the coding sequence ATGGAGACGAGCAAGGGGCCCATCATCCTCGAGCTTGATGGCGCGAAGGCCCCCATCTCCGTCGAGAACTTCCTGCGGTACGCGAAGGAGGGCTTCTATGACGGAACCATCTTCCATCGCGTCATGCCGAACTTCATGATTCAGGGAGGTGGCTTCGACAAGGAGGGAGTTCAGAAGGCGACTCACGCGCCCATCCGGAACGAGTGGAAGAACGGCCTGAAGAATGCGCGGGGAACCATCGCGATGGCGCGAACTCAGAACCCCGACTCCGCCACGGCGCAGTTCTTCATCAATGTGGTTGACAACTCCTCCCGATGGGCTGGCAATCAGCCCGGCTACGCCGTCTTCGGAGAGGTGATCGGCGGCATGGAGACGGTCGACGCCATTCGGGTGGTCCCCACCGGACAGCGCTCGCTGACAGCCCGGAGCGGCGAGATGCGACAGATGATCGTGGCGAGTGATGTTCCCGAGACGATCGTTGAGATCATCTCGGTCTCCGAGGTGAGCGAGCAGGAAGCGAAGAAGCGCATCGCCGACCTCAAGGAAGGCCGTACGACTCCGCCAGCCAAGGGTGAACAACCTGCGACTCCCGCCGCACCTGGCGAAGCAGCACCCGGCGGCGCCGGCTCTGGCGGCAGTGGTGGTTCAGGCGCCGGTGGCAGCGGCGGCGCTGGAGGCACCGGTGACGGCGGCAGCGGCTCAGGCGGCTCCCCTGGCAGTGGCGCCGGTGGCAAAGGCGGCAGCGGCGGTGCTTCGCCGTCCGGCGAGTGA
- a CDS encoding trypsin-like peptidase domain-containing protein: MFEALIVAVALGAVTEDAKDVVTLKSGAVVQGQILKRTDRRVWVDIGPDVVVLELEDVGDIVTAAPAQAAEVAAEDLFFVAVNSPTMSPKEHAKIIGPSVIKVRTPSGLGSGVIINREGHAITNAHVVQGETKLQATVWFPEADGSLTRRDIDDVELIAVNNEMDLALVQLPVVPGRTYVPAPLEREERLEIGQPVFAIGNPLGLERTLTQGVISTPRRSMGGRTYIQTDTPINPGNSGGPLFNTRGEVIGITNMKLMFGENMGFAIPSRYVKDFLRNREAFAYDKRNPNSGYKYHEPPSRTRAGVPPMLRDGSGS; the protein is encoded by the coding sequence ATGTTCGAGGCCTTGATCGTTGCCGTGGCGCTTGGCGCCGTCACTGAGGACGCCAAGGATGTCGTCACCCTCAAGAGCGGGGCCGTCGTCCAAGGTCAGATCCTGAAGCGCACGGATCGCCGGGTCTGGGTGGACATCGGTCCCGATGTCGTGGTTCTCGAACTTGAAGATGTCGGCGACATCGTCACCGCGGCGCCGGCGCAGGCCGCCGAGGTGGCTGCGGAGGATCTCTTCTTCGTGGCGGTGAACTCGCCCACCATGTCGCCCAAGGAGCACGCGAAGATCATCGGCCCATCGGTCATCAAGGTGCGGACACCGAGCGGTCTCGGCTCAGGTGTCATCATCAATCGCGAAGGCCACGCCATCACCAACGCCCATGTCGTGCAGGGCGAGACCAAGCTTCAGGCGACGGTCTGGTTCCCCGAGGCCGACGGTTCGCTGACGCGCCGCGATATTGACGATGTGGAACTGATCGCGGTGAACAACGAAATGGACCTGGCGCTCGTACAGCTTCCAGTAGTGCCGGGCCGCACCTATGTCCCCGCGCCACTCGAACGCGAGGAGCGCCTCGAGATCGGTCAGCCGGTCTTCGCGATCGGAAATCCTCTCGGGCTCGAGCGCACGCTGACCCAGGGCGTGATCAGCACGCCGCGTCGCAGCATGGGTGGACGAACCTATATCCAGACGGACACGCCCATCAACCCGGGAAACAGCGGTGGCCCGCTCTTCAACACCCGCGGCGAAGTGATCGGCATCACCAATATGAAGCTCATGTTCGGCGAGAACATGGGTTTCGCGATCCCCTCGCGATATGTGAAGGACTTCCTGCGCAATCGCGAGGCCTTCGCCTACGACAAGCGGAACCCGAACTCCGGTTACAAGTACCACGAGCCGCCCTCGAGAACGCGAGCAGGCGTGCCCCCGATGCTTCGAGATGGCAGCGGTTCCTGA